From one Odontesthes bonariensis isolate fOdoBon6 chromosome 14, fOdoBon6.hap1, whole genome shotgun sequence genomic stretch:
- the uqcr11 gene encoding cytochrome b-c1 complex subunit 10 yields the protein MINKVIGQKYVALFKSWVPTLAIWGTTGGVALVYFTDWRLILDYVPYVNGKFKKDE from the exons ATGATTAACAAAGTGATCGGTCAGAAGTACGTAGCCCTTTTCAAATCATG GGTCCCCACTCTGGCCATATGGGGTACGACTGGAGGTGTCGCTCTGGTCTACTTCACGGACTGGCGATTGATTTTGGATTATGTTCCCTACGTCAATGGCAAATTCAAGAAGGATGAATAG
- the mbd3a gene encoding methyl-CpG-binding domain protein 3a: MDRKSLPVKRILNKPQLFRSDPRTDINAGHSRTGRSLQTKAQRSRHKPFYDTNHQIRTKPDLNTTLPVRQTASIFKQPVTKVTNHPNNKVKTDPQKAVDQPKQLFWERKLSGINAFDIAEELVKTMDLPKGLQGVGPICSDKTLLSAIASALHTSPAPITGQLTAAVEKNPGVWLNTTQPLCKAFVVTDEDIRKQEDLVQNVRRRLEEALMADSMAHVEDAVADAEVDKEEETVEKVDKEEL, translated from the exons ATGGACAGAAAAAG TCTACCTGTCAAGCGTATTCTCAACAAGCCCCAGCTATTCCGCAGCGACCCTCGCACGGACATAAACGCCGGCCACTCCCGGACCGGACGCTCACTCCAGACCAAAGCGCAGCGCAGCAGGCACAAGCCGTTCTACGACACCAACCATCAGATCAGG ACCAAGCCGGATTTAAACACAACACTACCAGTTCGACAGACCGCTTCCATCTTCAAACAGCCAGTGACCAAGGTAACAAATCACCCCAACAACAAGGTGAAGACGGACCCTCAGAAGGCGGTAGACCAGCCAAAACAG CTGTTCTGGGAGAGGAAGCTGAGCGGGATAAATGCATTCGATATAGCTGAGGAGCTGGTGAAAACTATGGATCTTCCCAAAGGCTTACAGG GCGTCGGGCCTATTTGTTCGGACAAAACGTTGCTCTCTGCCATCGCCAGCGCCCTTCACACCAGCCCCGCCCCCATCACCGGGCAGCTCACTGCCGCGGTGGAGAAAAATCCTGGAGTTTGGCTCAACACGACACAGCCTCTCTGCAAAGCCTTCGTAGTGACCGATGAAGACATCAG GAAGCAGGAGGACCTGGTGCAGAATGTGAGGAGAAGGCTTGAGGAGGCCCTGATGGCTGATTCCATGGCTCATGTAGAGGACGCCGTTGCAGATGCAGAAGTCGACAAGGAAGAGGAGACGGTTGAGAAGGTGGACAAGGAAGAATTATAG